The Bradyrhizobium sp. WBAH42 genome includes a window with the following:
- the paaC gene encoding 1,2-phenylacetyl-CoA epoxidase subunit PaaC, translated as MAVANIQVSETPLVLYALRRADDALILGHRLSEWCGHAPMLEEDMALSNIALDLIGQARELYSFAAKAEGRDNDEDKLAYLRDVRQYRNLLLVEQPNGDFAQTLVRQFFYSAFADLYWRTMMSSRDATLAAIAAKSEKESAYHLRHASEWIIRLGDGTEESHRRAQAAIENLWAFTGEMFAVDDGERALIDAGIAVDPASLRGRWLTTLTDVAREATLALPQNDWMQQGGRSGRHSEHLGHLLSELQSMQRTFPGLTW; from the coding sequence ATGGCGGTCGCCAACATCCAGGTCTCGGAAACGCCGCTGGTGCTCTACGCGCTGCGCCGCGCCGACGATGCGCTGATCCTCGGTCATCGGCTGTCGGAATGGTGCGGGCATGCGCCGATGCTGGAAGAGGACATGGCGCTCTCCAACATCGCGCTGGACCTCATCGGTCAGGCGCGGGAGCTCTACAGCTTTGCCGCCAAGGCCGAAGGCAGGGATAACGACGAGGACAAGCTGGCCTATTTGCGCGACGTACGGCAGTACCGCAATCTGCTCCTGGTCGAGCAGCCCAACGGCGATTTTGCCCAGACCCTGGTGCGGCAGTTCTTCTATTCCGCCTTCGCCGATCTCTATTGGCGCACGATGATGAGCTCGCGCGATGCGACGCTGGCGGCGATTGCTGCGAAATCGGAGAAGGAGAGCGCCTACCATCTGCGCCATGCCTCGGAATGGATCATCCGGCTCGGCGACGGCACTGAGGAGAGTCACCGGCGCGCGCAGGCTGCGATCGAAAATCTCTGGGCTTTTACCGGCGAGATGTTTGCCGTCGACGACGGCGAACGCGCCCTGATCGATGCCGGCATTGCTGTCGATCCCGCGAGCTTGCGCGGGCGCTGGTTGACGACGCTCACCGATGTCGCCCGCGAGGCAACGCTCGCGCTGCCGCAGAACGATTGGATGCAGCAGGGCGGCCGCTCCGGCCGCCACAGCGAGCATCTCGGCCATCTCCTGTCGGAGCTGCAATCGATGCAGCGAACCTTTCCGGGGCTGACATGGTGA
- a CDS encoding phasin has protein sequence MTTETNTAFEGFKDAFKNIQNLEVPEAAREFVKKTANTAKDRAAEVFAGSERVTAAVENAVTESVTEAGKISRNIQQAIYEDAEAFFSGIDKLASAKSVSEAVEIQSSLLRSRGEVFVSRAKATADYLGKLAANGAKSAQDNFAKVYSKTA, from the coding sequence ATGACCACTGAAACCAACACCGCTTTCGAGGGCTTCAAGGACGCTTTCAAGAACATCCAGAACCTGGAAGTTCCCGAGGCCGCCCGCGAATTCGTCAAGAAGACCGCCAACACCGCCAAGGACCGTGCTGCCGAGGTGTTCGCTGGCTCCGAGCGCGTGACCGCCGCCGTCGAGAACGCGGTGACCGAGTCCGTCACCGAGGCCGGCAAGATCAGCCGCAACATCCAGCAGGCGATCTATGAGGACGCCGAGGCGTTCTTCTCGGGCATCGACAAGCTCGCGTCCGCCAAGTCGGTCAGCGAAGCCGTCGAGATCCAGTCGAGCCTGCTCCGCTCCCGCGGCGAAGTGTTCGTCTCGCGCGCCAAGGCGACCGCCGACTATCTCGGCAAGCTCGCCGCCAACGGTGCGAAGTCCGCTCAGGACAATTTCGCCAAGGTCTACAGCAAGACCGCCTGA
- the paaX gene encoding phenylacetic acid degradation operon negative regulatory protein PaaX, protein MAHPLSRIIDQLKREPSRTGSIVITVFGDAIVPRGGSVWLGTLLEFFESLDIDSGVVRTAMSRLAADGWLTREKVGRNSFYRLADKGRQTFEAATRHIYDPPPSDWTGRFELLLIGNGEDRDASREALRNAGFGSPLPGVWVAPSGVPMPEEAAGAIRLEVSAEDDSGRRLLSASWPLDRTADAYLKFMKTFEPLRAAIARGTDLSDADAFTARILLIHYYRRVVLRDPLLPESLLPPDWPGRAARELCGAIYRALLAPSEQWLDSHGTNEKGALPAARRLLERRFGA, encoded by the coding sequence ATGGCGCATCCGCTCTCACGCATCATCGACCAGCTCAAGCGCGAGCCCTCGCGCACCGGCTCCATCGTCATCACCGTGTTCGGCGACGCCATCGTGCCGCGCGGTGGTTCGGTGTGGCTCGGCACGCTCTTGGAATTCTTCGAGAGCCTCGATATCGACAGCGGCGTGGTGCGCACCGCGATGTCGCGCCTTGCTGCCGACGGCTGGCTGACGCGCGAGAAGGTCGGCCGCAACAGTTTCTATCGCCTGGCGGACAAGGGGCGCCAGACGTTCGAGGCCGCGACGCGCCACATCTACGATCCGCCGCCGTCCGACTGGACCGGGCGCTTCGAGCTGCTGCTGATCGGCAATGGCGAGGATCGCGACGCCTCGCGCGAAGCGTTGCGCAATGCTGGCTTCGGCAGCCCGCTGCCGGGCGTGTGGGTGGCGCCGTCAGGTGTGCCGATGCCGGAGGAGGCAGCGGGCGCGATCCGCCTCGAGGTCTCCGCGGAGGATGACAGCGGCCGCCGTCTGCTCAGCGCGAGCTGGCCGCTCGATCGCACCGCCGATGCCTACCTGAAATTCATGAAGACCTTCGAGCCGCTGCGCGCCGCGATTGCGCGCGGCACCGATTTGTCCGACGCCGACGCCTTCACCGCGCGGATCCTCTTGATCCACTATTACCGCCGCGTCGTGCTGCGCGATCCGCTGCTGCCCGAGAGCCTGCTGCCGCCGGATTGGCCGGGCAGGGCTGCACGCGAACTCTGCGGCGCGATCTACCGCGCGCTGCTTGCTCCGTCCGAACAATGGCTCGACAGCCATGGAACCAATGAAAAAGGGGCGTTGCCGGCGGCACGAAGGCTGCTGGAGCGGAGGTTCGGCGCCTGA
- the paaD gene encoding 1,2-phenylacetyl-CoA epoxidase subunit PaaD produces the protein MVTVLERDGELRQRAWNAAASVVDPEIPVLTIADLGVLRDVVLDGDHVEVAITPTYSGCPAMNMIALEIEVALERAGFRHPKIRTVLSPAWTTDWMSEEGREKLRAYGIAPPQASSSRRALFGAQTVACPQCGSDKTELLSEFGSTSCKALWRCKACREPFDYFKCH, from the coding sequence ATGGTGACGGTGCTGGAGCGTGATGGCGAGCTGCGCCAGCGTGCCTGGAACGCTGCGGCTAGCGTGGTCGATCCCGAAATCCCGGTGTTGACCATCGCCGATCTCGGCGTTCTCCGCGACGTCGTTCTCGACGGCGATCATGTCGAGGTCGCGATCACGCCGACATATTCAGGCTGCCCGGCCATGAACATGATCGCGCTCGAAATCGAGGTCGCGCTGGAGCGCGCCGGTTTCCGTCATCCGAAGATCCGCACCGTGCTGTCCCCAGCCTGGACCACGGACTGGATGAGCGAGGAGGGGCGCGAGAAGCTGCGCGCCTACGGCATCGCGCCGCCGCAAGCCTCGAGCTCGCGCCGCGCGCTGTTCGGCGCGCAGACGGTGGCGTGCCCGCAATGCGGCTCGGACAAGACCGAGCTGCTGTCCGAGTTCGGCTCGACCTCCTGCAAGGCGCTCTGGCGCTGTAAGGCCTGCCGCGAACCCTTCGACTATTTCAAATGTCATTGA
- the paaK gene encoding phenylacetate--CoA ligase PaaK produces MALTRLKEGGSAYNAEMDAHERASRDEIMALQKQRLAWSLKHAYDNVAHYRKAFDTAGVHPSDFRELSDLAKFPFTVKTDLRDNYPFNMFAVPREKLVRVHASSGTTGKPIVVGYTQRDIDTWSEVMARSIRAAGGRTGMIIHNAYGYGLFTGGLGVHYGAEKLGCTVVPISGGMTERQVQLINDFRPDIITVTPSYMLAILDEFKRQKLDPRQCSLKIGIFGAEPWTNAMRAEIEDAFDMDATDIYGLSEVIGPGVAQECIETKDGLHIWEDHFYPEVIDPETGAVLPDGEKGELVFTSLTKEAFPVIRYRTRDLTRLLPGTARPGMRRMEKVTGRSDDMIILRGVNLFPTQIEEVLLATDWCGGHFILELTREGRMDELTIIAEARPESWDGRGLVDHADRISTHIKNTIGVSSRVQVVAPATLERSLGKAKRLYDKRPKD; encoded by the coding sequence ATGGCTCTGACGAGGCTCAAGGAAGGTGGCAGCGCCTATAACGCCGAGATGGACGCGCACGAGCGCGCCTCGCGCGACGAGATCATGGCGCTGCAGAAGCAGCGGCTGGCCTGGTCGCTGAAGCACGCCTACGACAACGTCGCGCATTACCGCAAGGCCTTCGACACGGCGGGCGTGCATCCGTCCGATTTTCGCGAGCTCTCCGATCTCGCGAAATTTCCGTTCACGGTGAAGACGGACCTGCGCGACAACTATCCCTTCAACATGTTCGCCGTGCCGCGCGAAAAACTGGTGCGGGTGCATGCCTCTTCCGGCACGACCGGAAAGCCGATCGTGGTTGGCTACACGCAACGCGACATCGACACCTGGTCCGAGGTGATGGCGCGCTCGATCCGCGCCGCTGGCGGCCGCACCGGCATGATCATCCACAATGCCTACGGCTATGGCCTGTTCACCGGCGGTCTCGGCGTGCATTACGGCGCTGAGAAGCTCGGCTGCACGGTGGTGCCGATCTCCGGCGGCATGACCGAGCGGCAGGTGCAGCTCATCAACGATTTCCGGCCCGACATCATCACGGTAACGCCGAGCTACATGCTCGCGATCCTCGACGAGTTCAAGCGCCAGAAGCTCGATCCGCGCCAGTGCTCGCTCAAGATCGGCATCTTCGGCGCCGAGCCCTGGACCAACGCGATGCGCGCCGAGATCGAGGACGCCTTCGACATGGACGCGACCGACATCTACGGCCTGTCCGAGGTGATCGGCCCCGGCGTCGCGCAGGAGTGCATCGAGACCAAGGATGGCCTGCACATCTGGGAGGATCATTTCTACCCGGAAGTGATCGACCCCGAGACCGGCGCTGTGCTGCCGGACGGCGAGAAGGGCGAGCTGGTCTTCACCTCGCTCACCAAGGAAGCCTTTCCGGTGATCCGCTATCGCACCCGCGACCTGACGCGGCTGCTTCCGGGCACGGCGCGGCCGGGCATGCGGCGCATGGAGAAGGTGACGGGCCGCTCCGACGACATGATCATCCTGCGGGGCGTCAACCTGTTCCCGACCCAGATCGAGGAGGTGCTGCTCGCGACCGACTGGTGCGGCGGCCACTTCATCCTGGAACTCACCCGCGAGGGCCGCATGGACGAGCTGACCATCATCGCCGAGGCACGGCCCGAGAGCTGGGACGGCCGCGGGCTCGTCGATCATGCGGACCGGATTTCGACCCACATCAAGAACACGATCGGCGTCAGCTCCAGGGTGCAGGTGGTTGCGCCCGCGACGCTGGAGCGCTCGCTCGGCAAGGCCAAGCGGCTCTACGACAAGCGGCCCAAGGACTGA
- the paaB gene encoding 1,2-phenylacetyl-CoA epoxidase subunit PaaB, whose product MATPNTPLWEVFIRSRNGLAHKHVGSLHANDATMALQAARDIYTRRGEGLSIWVVPSSAITASDPAEKGMMFEPAESKIYRHPTFYEVPEEVGHM is encoded by the coding sequence ATGGCCACGCCGAACACGCCGCTGTGGGAAGTCTTCATTCGCAGCCGCAATGGGCTCGCGCACAAGCATGTGGGATCGCTGCATGCGAACGACGCGACGATGGCGCTGCAGGCCGCCCGCGATATCTACACCCGCCGCGGCGAGGGCCTGTCGATCTGGGTCGTGCCCTCCAGCGCGATCACCGCGAGCGATCCCGCCGAGAAGGGCATGATGTTCGAGCCGGCGGAATCCAAGATCTACCGGCACCCGACGTTCTACGAAGTGCCGGAAGAAGTGGGGCACATGTGA
- a CDS encoding DUF445 domain-containing protein: protein MDSSATFSFDTPGDAERAAELRRVKALATLVLALTLALFVLAKWLLPVHPVFGFIAAFAEAATIGGLADWYAVVALFKRPLGLPIPHTAIIQSNQARIADKLGEFIQVHFLEAGPVEAKLKEIDFGSFVADWLRNRKRSDDLARFALRLLPEAVSATESSGLMTFIIRRMSSQLQAIDLAPLAAGTLRGFVAEGRHQILFDDLLRVMHETLNQTETMAMIREKVRAELPTLLKLYRADKFLVNKIVASATAFFNEVRSDPKHPFRGEFDRMVLGFVDRLGTDQAYIDRIDGLKRDLLARPELADLARTVWANTRSFIERSASGETQVLQHHLAGMFVSAGEALASDAELRGEINKGLVTVLRSFVADQKSGVSTFISDQVKAWNMTQLISLIEINIGRDLQYIRFNGSLIGGLAGLVLYTVESLLRLL from the coding sequence ATGGACTCATCTGCCACCTTCTCCTTCGACACTCCGGGCGATGCCGAACGAGCGGCCGAGCTGCGCCGCGTGAAAGCGCTGGCGACGCTGGTGCTGGCCTTGACGCTGGCGCTGTTTGTCCTCGCAAAGTGGCTGCTGCCCGTGCATCCCGTGTTCGGCTTCATTGCAGCCTTCGCGGAAGCCGCGACCATCGGTGGGCTCGCCGATTGGTATGCGGTGGTGGCGCTGTTCAAGCGGCCGCTCGGCCTGCCGATCCCGCACACCGCGATCATCCAGAGCAACCAGGCCCGCATCGCCGACAAGCTCGGCGAATTCATCCAGGTGCATTTCCTGGAGGCGGGTCCCGTCGAGGCCAAGCTGAAAGAGATCGACTTCGGCTCCTTCGTTGCCGACTGGCTGCGCAACCGCAAACGCAGTGACGACCTTGCGCGCTTCGCACTGCGTCTGTTGCCGGAGGCGGTGTCGGCAACCGAAAGCTCCGGCTTGATGACCTTCATCATCCGCCGCATGTCCTCACAGCTCCAGGCGATCGATCTCGCGCCGCTCGCGGCCGGCACGCTGCGGGGCTTCGTCGCGGAGGGACGGCACCAGATCCTGTTCGACGATCTCCTGCGCGTGATGCACGAGACCTTGAACCAGACAGAGACGATGGCGATGATCCGCGAGAAGGTGCGCGCGGAATTGCCGACCCTGCTCAAGCTCTATCGCGCCGACAAGTTTCTGGTGAACAAGATCGTGGCCTCCGCGACGGCCTTCTTCAACGAAGTGCGCAGCGATCCCAAGCATCCGTTCCGCGGCGAGTTCGACCGCATGGTGCTGGGCTTCGTCGACCGGCTCGGCACCGACCAGGCCTATATCGACCGCATTGACGGCTTGAAGCGCGATCTTCTGGCGCGGCCGGAGCTTGCCGACCTCGCCCGCACCGTCTGGGCCAATACGCGCTCCTTCATCGAGCGCAGCGCGAGCGGCGAGACGCAGGTGCTGCAACATCATCTCGCCGGGATGTTCGTCTCCGCCGGCGAGGCGCTCGCCAGCGATGCCGAGCTCCGCGGCGAGATCAACAAGGGTCTCGTGACCGTGCTGCGCAGCTTCGTCGCGGACCAGAAGAGCGGCGTCTCGACCTTCATCTCCGATCAGGTCAAGGCGTGGAATATGACGCAGCTGATTTCGCTGATCGAAATCAACATCGGCCGCGACCTGCAATACATCCGCTTCAACGGCTCGTTGATCGGTGGGCTCGCCGGGCTCGTGCTCTACACCGTAGAATCCCTGCTCCGATTGTTGTGA
- a CDS encoding triacylglycerol lipase — translation MTATAQMLRPPSRTLMFLEGRAIHEFGAFLGALPLLSLAPRGDGHPVLVLPGLVASDVSTRALRAFLTSKGYAVSGWRQGRNYGLREGVQDAMVDLVHELTDTHGRKISLVGWSLGGLYARQLAKMMPERVRQVITLGSPFAGDPRSTNAWRVYEWASGRKADEVDPRFGGELAVPPPVPTTAIFSRTDGVCAWQGCMEKSGAQTESIEVESSHCGMGHHPAAVYAVADRLAQKEGQWRPFDRSGWRSLAYPDPHR, via the coding sequence ATGACCGCAACTGCCCAGATGCTGCGCCCGCCGTCCCGCACCTTGATGTTTCTGGAGGGGCGGGCGATTCACGAGTTCGGCGCATTCCTCGGCGCGCTGCCGCTGTTGAGCCTTGCGCCGCGCGGCGATGGGCATCCGGTGCTGGTGCTTCCGGGCCTCGTGGCGTCCGATGTCTCCACACGCGCGCTGCGCGCGTTTCTGACCAGCAAGGGCTATGCGGTCAGCGGCTGGCGCCAGGGGCGCAACTATGGCCTGCGCGAGGGCGTTCAGGACGCGATGGTCGATCTGGTCCATGAGCTCACCGACACGCATGGCCGCAAGATCAGCCTGGTCGGCTGGAGCCTCGGCGGTCTCTACGCGCGCCAGCTCGCCAAGATGATGCCGGAGCGCGTACGCCAGGTGATCACCCTCGGCAGTCCCTTTGCCGGCGATCCGCGCTCGACCAATGCCTGGCGCGTCTACGAATGGGCGAGCGGGCGCAAGGCCGACGAGGTCGATCCGCGCTTTGGCGGCGAGCTCGCCGTGCCGCCGCCGGTGCCGACCACCGCCATCTTCAGCCGCACCGACGGCGTCTGCGCCTGGCAGGGCTGCATGGAGAAGTCGGGCGCACAGACCGAGAGCATCGAGGTCGAAAGCAGCCATTGCGGCATGGGCCATCATCCCGCCGCGGTCTATGCCGTGGCCGATCGCCTCGCGCAGAAGGAAGGCCAATGGCGCCCGTTCGATCGCAGCGGCTGGCGCAGCCTGGCCTATCCCGACCCGCACAGGTGA
- the paaA gene encoding 1,2-phenylacetyl-CoA epoxidase subunit PaaA, whose product MYTQALNTAETADRDLEDAGKAAQFQARIDAEERIEPNDWMPAAYRKTLTRQISQHAHSEIVGMLPEGNWITRAPTLRRKAALLAKVQDECGHGLYLYAAAETLGSSREELVDAMLAGKAKYSSIFNYPTLTWADIGTIGWLVDGAAIMNQIPLCRCSYGPYARAMIRVCKEESFHQRQGYEIMVTLCRGSEEQKAMAQDALNRWWWPVLMMFGPPDATSQHSDTSTKWKIKRFSNDELRQKFVDATVPQAQYLGLTIPDPGMIQDADGHWRYSEIDWSEFKQVLAGNGPCNRERIAARRKAHEEGAWVREAAAVYVAKRAQRQTAQAAE is encoded by the coding sequence ATGTACACCCAGGCGCTGAACACGGCCGAGACCGCTGACCGCGATCTGGAGGATGCAGGCAAAGCTGCGCAATTCCAGGCCCGCATCGATGCCGAGGAGCGCATCGAGCCGAACGACTGGATGCCGGCGGCCTATCGCAAGACGCTCACTCGCCAGATCTCCCAGCACGCCCATTCCGAAATCGTCGGCATGCTGCCCGAAGGCAATTGGATCACGCGCGCGCCGACCTTGCGCCGCAAGGCCGCGCTGCTTGCCAAGGTGCAGGACGAGTGCGGCCACGGGCTCTATCTCTACGCCGCCGCCGAGACGCTCGGCTCCTCGCGTGAGGAGCTGGTCGACGCCATGCTCGCGGGGAAGGCAAAATACTCCTCGATCTTCAACTATCCGACGCTGACCTGGGCGGACATCGGCACGATCGGCTGGCTGGTCGACGGCGCCGCGATCATGAACCAGATCCCGCTGTGCCGCTGCTCCTACGGACCGTATGCGCGTGCGATGATCCGCGTCTGCAAGGAGGAGTCGTTCCACCAGCGCCAGGGTTACGAGATCATGGTGACGCTGTGCCGCGGCTCGGAGGAGCAGAAGGCGATGGCGCAGGATGCGCTGAACCGCTGGTGGTGGCCGGTGCTGATGATGTTCGGTCCCCCGGATGCGACGAGCCAGCACAGCGACACCTCGACGAAATGGAAGATCAAGCGCTTCTCCAATGACGAACTGCGCCAGAAGTTCGTCGACGCCACCGTGCCCCAGGCGCAATATCTCGGCCTCACCATTCCCGATCCCGGCATGATTCAGGATGCCGACGGGCACTGGCGCTACAGCGAGATCGACTGGAGCGAGTTCAAGCAGGTGCTCGCCGGCAACGGCCCCTGCAACCGCGAGCGCATCGCCGCGCGCCGCAAGGCGCATGAGGAGGGCGCCTGGGTGCGCGAGGCGGCCGCCGTCTATGTCGCCAAGCGCGCCCAGCGTCAGACCGCCCAAGCTGCAGAATAG
- the paaI gene encoding hydroxyphenylacetyl-CoA thioesterase PaaI, with protein sequence MNVKAALSPEDIARACADAMWAEDDASKGLGMEIVEIGPGFATLAMMVRPDMVNGQRIAHGGFIFTLADSAFAFACNSHNERVVAAQGQITFIKPGKLGDRLIAKGREITRGGRSGIYDVRVTAGEVVIAEFRGHSRVIPGAWLPPQDQ encoded by the coding sequence GTGAACGTCAAAGCCGCCCTGTCGCCTGAGGATATCGCCCGCGCCTGCGCCGATGCGATGTGGGCCGAGGACGATGCCTCCAAGGGTCTCGGCATGGAGATCGTCGAGATCGGCCCGGGCTTTGCGACGCTCGCAATGATGGTGCGGCCGGACATGGTCAACGGCCAGCGCATTGCCCATGGCGGCTTCATCTTCACGCTCGCCGATTCCGCCTTCGCGTTCGCGTGCAATTCGCACAATGAGCGCGTCGTGGCGGCGCAGGGCCAGATCACCTTCATCAAGCCCGGCAAGCTTGGCGATCGTCTCATCGCCAAGGGACGGGAAATCACCCGCGGCGGCCGTTCCGGCATCTACGACGTGCGTGTCACGGCGGGCGAGGTCGTCATCGCGGAATTCCGCGGACATTCGCGCGTCATTCCCGGCGCGTGGCTGCCGCCGCAAGATCAATAA
- a CDS encoding GNAT family N-acetyltransferase gives MSEQRSYPRHVKTDAGDIEIRLMSPADEAAVLAFGKGLPTHDLLFLPRNISEPKVLSAWVKEIERGAITSLLAVRDDKVVGCGTLVRDPHSWSPHVGEIRMVVSPEVRGKGVGKALSQETFALALGAGLEKLSVQMTVDQQAAIALFESLGFKAEALLRDHVRDVDGKTHDIVVLGHNIAQVQAQMEAYGLPGAVQH, from the coding sequence ATGAGCGAGCAGCGTTCCTATCCGCGCCACGTCAAGACCGACGCCGGCGATATCGAGATCCGCCTGATGTCGCCCGCGGACGAGGCCGCCGTGCTGGCCTTCGGCAAGGGCCTGCCGACCCATGATCTGCTGTTCCTCCCCCGCAACATCAGCGAGCCGAAGGTGCTCTCCGCCTGGGTCAAGGAGATCGAACGGGGTGCGATCACGAGCCTGCTCGCGGTCAGGGATGACAAGGTCGTCGGCTGCGGCACGCTGGTGCGTGATCCCCATTCCTGGTCGCCTCATGTCGGCGAGATTCGCATGGTGGTTTCGCCCGAGGTCCGCGGCAAGGGCGTGGGCAAGGCGCTGTCGCAGGAGACCTTTGCCCTCGCGCTCGGGGCAGGCCTGGAAAAGCTCTCGGTCCAGATGACGGTGGATCAGCAGGCAGCGATCGCCTTGTTCGAGAGCCTCGGCTTCAAGGCCGAGGCCCTGCTGCGGGACCATGTGCGGGACGTCGACGGCAAGACCCATGACATCGTCGTGCTCGGCCATAACATTGCGCAGGTCCAGGCTCAGATGGAGGCCTATGGGCTGCCAGGCGCCGTCCAGCACTAG
- the paaE gene encoding 1,2-phenylacetyl-CoA epoxidase subunit PaaE, with protein MSAAAPRFHRLAVSDLRREATDAVSMTFAIPNELAGDYAFTPGQYLTLRTMLDGEEVRRSYSICSGPDDGEIRIAVKKVDGGAFSSWAADDLKCGDELDVMTPTGRFGVVPPADGVCIHVGFAAGSGITPILSIVKGVLAREPDSRFFLFYGNRTTDNIMFLEALEELKDRFIDRLSIFHVISGEEQDIPILHGRLDGEKVRVLLRSLVPAESVDHVFICGPLGMSEDIEATCRDLGIADERIHVERFVSEFGGKPRPRRAVAPDAPPKAIASLIIDGKRRDVPVAEDEAILDAALRAGVDLPFACKGGMCSTCRAKLVEGEAPMDINYSLEPWELKAGFVLTCQAKPSTERVVVDYDHV; from the coding sequence ATGTCCGCAGCCGCACCGCGCTTCCATCGCCTCGCCGTCAGCGACCTCCGCCGTGAGGCCACGGACGCCGTGTCGATGACCTTCGCAATCCCCAACGAACTCGCCGGCGATTACGCCTTCACGCCCGGCCAGTACCTGACGCTGCGCACCATGCTCGACGGCGAAGAGGTGCGCCGCTCCTATTCGATCTGTTCCGGTCCCGATGACGGCGAGATCCGTATCGCCGTGAAGAAGGTCGATGGCGGCGCGTTTTCGAGCTGGGCAGCCGACGATCTCAAATGCGGCGACGAGCTCGACGTGATGACGCCAACCGGCCGCTTTGGCGTGGTCCCGCCGGCAGATGGGGTGTGCATTCACGTCGGTTTCGCTGCCGGCTCCGGCATCACGCCGATCCTGTCGATCGTGAAGGGCGTGCTGGCGCGCGAGCCGGACAGTCGCTTCTTCCTGTTCTACGGCAACCGCACCACCGACAACATCATGTTCCTCGAAGCGCTCGAGGAACTCAAGGACCGGTTCATCGATCGTCTCTCGATCTTTCACGTCATCTCCGGCGAGGAGCAGGACATCCCGATCCTGCATGGCCGGCTCGACGGCGAGAAGGTGAGGGTGCTGCTCCGCTCGCTGGTGCCGGCGGAAAGCGTCGATCATGTCTTCATCTGCGGTCCCCTTGGCATGAGCGAGGACATCGAGGCGACCTGCCGCGATCTCGGCATCGCGGACGAACGCATCCATGTCGAGCGCTTCGTGTCCGAATTCGGCGGCAAGCCGCGGCCGAGAAGGGCGGTTGCGCCCGACGCGCCGCCGAAGGCGATCGCCTCGTTGATCATCGATGGCAAGCGCCGCGACGTGCCCGTCGCCGAGGACGAGGCGATCCTCGATGCCGCCCTGCGCGCCGGCGTCGATCTGCCCTTCGCCTGCAAGGGCGGCATGTGCTCGACCTGCCGCGCCAAGCTGGTCGAGGGTGAGGCGCCGATGGACATCAACTATTCGCTGGAACCGTGGGAGCTGAAGGCCGGTTTTGTTCTCACCTGCCAGGCCAAGCCTTCTACGGAGCGGGTCGTCGTCGATTACGATCATGTTTGA
- a CDS encoding alpha/beta hydrolase, which translates to MNAPAGLDLASIPERIQSEVQRAIQRSIKGVEYFSTSGPTLGSTPKDVLHSRGTMSLYHYRPMSDEIYRVPVLIVMATTNRGYILDLVPGQSFIEFLLRRGYDVYMLDWSAPRPEEKSLRMEDYVLNFIPDCVRRVQADSGEQDVSIIGYCFGGVLSLLYGSIHQDGPMKNLICFTTPIDFREMKLFSNFSDRRYFDVDHLVDSVGNVPPEMILSSFEMLRPASRTVSQIQLWENIWNDEFVKSYRMFDRWATDTLPLAGEYFRSITKDLMWDNKLFNDTMSVGGRAAKLENITVPILHAVAEHDHIVPYDAAKHLIAKIGSTDKEEVMLKGGHVSLVAGANAVKRLWPKLDSWLGKRST; encoded by the coding sequence CGCATCCAGTCCGAGGTGCAGCGCGCGATTCAGCGCAGCATCAAGGGCGTCGAATATTTCTCAACCTCGGGCCCCACGCTCGGCTCGACGCCAAAGGATGTGCTGCATTCGCGCGGCACGATGAGCCTCTATCACTATCGGCCGATGTCGGATGAGATCTACCGCGTGCCGGTGCTGATCGTGATGGCCACGACCAACCGCGGCTACATCCTCGATCTCGTGCCCGGCCAGAGCTTCATCGAGTTCCTGCTGAGGCGCGGCTACGACGTCTACATGCTGGACTGGAGCGCGCCGCGGCCGGAGGAGAAGAGCCTGCGCATGGAGGACTATGTCCTCAACTTCATCCCCGACTGCGTCCGCCGCGTGCAGGCCGATTCCGGCGAGCAGGACGTCTCCATCATCGGCTATTGCTTTGGCGGCGTGCTGTCGCTGCTCTACGGCTCGATCCACCAGGACGGGCCGATGAAGAACCTGATCTGCTTCACCACGCCGATCGATTTCCGCGAGATGAAGCTGTTCTCGAATTTCTCCGACCGCCGCTATTTCGACGTCGACCACCTCGTCGACAGCGTCGGCAACGTGCCGCCGGAGATGATCCTGTCCTCGTTCGAGATGCTGCGTCCGGCCTCGCGCACGGTGAGCCAGATCCAGCTCTGGGAAAACATCTGGAACGACGAGTTCGTGAAGTCGTACCGCATGTTCGACCGCTGGGCGACCGACACGCTGCCGCTGGCCGGCGAATATTTCCGCTCCATCACCAAGGACCTGATGTGGGACAACAAGCTGTTCAACGACACCATGTCGGTCGGAGGTCGCGCGGCGAAGCTCGAGAACATCACAGTGCCGATCCTGCATGCGGTCGCCGAGCACGACCACATCGTGCCCTATGACGCCGCCAAGCACCTGATCGCCAAGATCGGCTCGACTGACAAGGAAGAGGTGATGCTGAAGGGCGGTCACGTCTCGCTCGTTGCCGGTGCCAATGCGGTGAAGCGGCTGTGGCCGAAACTGGATTCCTGGCTGGGAAAGAGATCGACATGA